caaattttatttttactttccGAACGAAAAATTTACAGactttttcaaaaacaattaatgactttacatttttatttttactttccGATTTATATAATgccacaaaacaaaacattcatTGACACTTTAAAAAGTTGAAATGAGCactcttttacattttttgcttAACTTTCGGATTTCTTTGATCCCAAATAACGGAAAATTTCAAGGTGCGTGTTAAAAAGTCATTGAAATAAACACTCCGTTTTGATCGATGaatataataaatgtacttttgttatttattatagTGAAGAACATTCAGGGTATGCTTGGGGGTCTCGGCGGATTAGGAAACATTGGAGGCCTTATGGGACAAGCCAAACACATGTTAGCTGGACTCAACCTTGAAGATATCTGTAAGTACTCACGCATGcaaatgttcacaaatataCAGCACATGTAATGTAAACGTACTTTTTAGCGGTGCTAGTGTTTTAGTGTTTTTTATGAAGGCGTTGTTACACTAATATACGTTTACGCTAATCaaatttctatattttgtttaaatcgTAATTTATTTTCTGCCAAAAACGTTCGTTCACATTATGCAAATATCTTTACAGGATAGAAATGTCAGTGTCTACATTTGTACTTTAAAGACGCGACAGAACAAAAAAGAATGATATATAAGTTGTTCTTAATTTTGGAAGCATTGTAATctatttcatattgttttctacatttttttctcCCAGCATCCATGATCAAGGATGTCGATCCAGAGGAGCTTAAGGGAATCATTGACCGTATGCCACCCCAGATGATGGAGATGGTCGAGGGAATGGGTGAGTAGTAAAACGTGTACTAGATTTGTGGAGGTCAAAAGGTCATATATGTAACAGTTCCGTAATTACATATAAAAGTGAATTTATTAGTACAAGGTTTTAAGGCAACCTAATGCTAACTATGGGTAATGAGGTGTATTATATCTTAGTTCAATGACGTAAGCCATTCTGATTTcttatatgatataatttaaaACAGAATATATCTCAGTCCCAAtggaatatattttaatttgcaaTACGATGTCATATCGTGCTtccataaaaataatattagtgTTATTAGGTTTATGTGTACAGTTGATACTCGTTAAGGTCTGGAGTCTCAAGTTCTCGCTATGCAATTTCAGTTCAAATAACTATAGTTCACAAAAGTTATCTTTTTATGGATCAAGTTTACATGCTTACAATTCTATGAATTTTGCAATGCTAAAAGTTTCTTAGaaaatgattgttttttattttcttagGTATCACCAAGGAAGAGATCTCCGAGGCTGCCAAGCACCTCCCAGAACACATGGATGAAATCAAGGGCATGATGGGAAGCGTGAACAACGGTACTTATCTAAAATAATCCATTGCGTAGATAAGTGTAATAATTCAATTCATAATGTGCCTTCGAAAATATGCACACGTGATATAATACAttagtatatactgtatagttgttaagTTTCGCGGGTGTAAAATTTCGCGGTTTACTATTTTGACCTTATTCGGGGAAATTTATTTTCACGATCTTTTTAGCCTTTGAAATTTTACGACAAGATACACTACGTGTTGTTGATAAATTTCGCGAGGTAATTAATTTCGCGAATTTTGACGATCATACATGGACTTCATCAATGACTATAATTGTATACTATATAGTTATTCACTCTCTACCCACAGGAGATCTCAAGAAGATCATGAAGAACGAGCTCCAAAACATGGGAATGGAAATCCCAGAGGAGGAGGATATGGACAACGTCATGAAAACTCTGTCCGCCCAAGCCAAGGACAAGCTCACTGAGTTCGGTCTTGACATTGAGGACTTGAAAGGTTAGTCTTCAACcaattaataaaaaatgaaatatttaaaacattccaTCCGTCAAGGATAAGCTCAACGAGTTCGATCTTGATAAAGATGACTGAAAAGTTATATTTAATCAATTGATTAACgttgaaacatttaaaaattatttcaaattcaagGATAAGCTTTCCGGTTTCGACCTTGACCTCGATCATTTCCACGGTTGAATCATACCAATTAAATCGAAAATATCCAAAAACACAGGTGTCATATAATTGAAATAGAAATTGATAGAAAATAATCTGTCTTATATTTCTGTTGATAAATTGTTAGCTTTAGTAGTTAGTTTAAAAACACAGGTGTCATATAATTGAAATAGAAATTGATAGAAAATAATCTGTCTTCTATTTCTGTTGATAAATTGTTAGCTTTAGTAGTTAGTTTACACGGTACAATAGTgtcttataatatttttaaaatataagttttGTTCTTCTCAACAGACGTCAAGGGAGCCATGCCGAAAATTCTGGACCTCCTGAAGGGACAACTGATGGCTGAAGGAATCGAGATTGACCCCGGTATGTTTGTGATAGATGCATTTCTTAAATTAATATGTTCGCAAGAATTACTAATGTGTGACTGTTTCATCTTTTTTATGTTCTTGGCAACGCAAAACATAGTTTTGGAAATGGCAACTGCTGTAAATcgtttaaaattgtcaaaatgttCTTCAATAAAGTTAATTAAGTTAAGTTTATTCAATTGTAATTACGTAAGCTCAGCATTTACTGCATCAGAAGTCATTGATTATTGTTATGTCAAATATCATAGCTAATACTTATCAGATCCATTATTTTTCATGACCATCGATCGATGTCGGTTGAAGatgaatataataaaacaaaatctctgATATACTGCAGTAAACTGTTTTTATTgactttatttcaatttttattaatAGAGAACCCCGAATCCATAAAGGCTCAACTTGAGACTCTCCTCAGGGCTCACTTCGAACTCGCCGGTAcggaaacaaaaatgtttggaaagaatcaataaaataaaacagcaATTTAGAAAGAAGATAACGAAAAATTAGATAAGCAaattcaaaacaacaaaaaagtaATAGATATGAAAATAATCGATTAAACAAATGATGCAAGGATTCATTAAATTATAGACTAATTGGAAAATATATTCGATAACTTTGACTATAATTCTTACAATAAATTGCCTATTTCGTCATAATTAAGCTTTTTTTCGCTGAGTCAGCAAATATTAAATGGTTTTATCTTATTCATACAGATGATGCCACCCCAGAAGAGATGCGCTCCAAAGTCATGAATAAGATGAGGGGATATTTGGAAGATCTCGGAATCGAGGTCGCTGATGAGGATATGggtaaatatacattttgttatgaTTTTCCCTATGAATAGGTGTTTATCAAGATACAAcgaaaaatattcaattaacaGTAATTCCTTCTCTGTCGGTaggtgacgtcattattttgtgtgtgaaactcacgtcgttttctccgaaaaatatGTTGTTAccctcacaaacacatgacgtcacaattaattcCTACCCGCAAGGataggtaactctgtaatatgcaaataaagaatatgGCAAGTTACCACGATAAACAATTAGTTTTCAGTAATAAGTAATATGTTAAAAGGTGTAATTTAGTATTTTATCTAATCATATTGTTTTAACagaataaacaaaccaaaaactttaaattgataaatatttagtTGCAATAACCAGACTAAAACTCATTTCGGAGTGCAGATAATTCAATTTGCATCATCTATTGGACGAATCTCCGGTTCAATACCCGGTATTAATTGTTTTCGTTGATTATACAGAGACACCAGAGAAGGCCATGGGTGCCCTCAAGAAGAAGTTCATCAGCACCGCCAATGGATATGGATTTGAGTTCAAGGATGGTAGGTTTAACCCTCTTAATGCAACATCTATCATTTCTTTTCAAATCTAGGTTATATTTACAATCTATTTGAATCTTTATCATGACAAAAATAGGACCATAGAGTGAAACTATATTTATGCTAGTGGCTATGTgtttaattcaataattatcTAATACAATACGTTTTTAAATGTCATCattatttataacaataaattCATCTTTCGATGAAAATTAAAGAAGCGGCGGTATTTAAGTTATTGctagtattttgttttaactcaaTATGATGATTTTCTTATATCTTCAATTCTTTTTTAAACTCTAAATTCATCTTTCGATGAAATTAAGTAAGTGGTAGAATTAAATATGTTGTTAGTAAATTTGTGTGTATCTCAATATGATAATTTTCTAATACTATACTCTCTTTGCGAATAGATTCCTCTTTCGAGGAGATCAAGGAGGCTGTCATGTCAAAGATGAAGAACTCCGGCATCATGGAGAACCCCATGCAATACTTGCCCATGCTCCTCAATGGACTGAAGTCACTCGGCGGTATCTTTAATATGGGAGGAGAGGAGCAACAGCCAATGATGGAGATCTCCCCTGAACAACAGATGATGATGGAGAGGCAAATGATGATGCAACAGAGGCAAATGATGATGCAGAGGAGACCAAGTAAGCATACCGTTAATTAGCCtcaaattttgtcattttaatactGTTATTTTGTACACGACCTTATGATTGCGTGTTTGATTCTCGATTTTTATGGCAAAATGCTAAACTCGAAAATATGTTTAGCCTGTGAAAATATAATTctattttgaatataatttattatgtaACCTAATAAGGCAAATTAATTGAAACAATACGACTTACTATTGCATTAAAGGTAAAACTGTAAATCTTCATTTCATTCATTACAGTGCCCATGAACATGAACTTCGAGATCAACATCGATGGCCAGAACGCCTACAGGCCACCAACTGCCTTCCCAGCCTACCTTAGGGGAGCCGAAGATGCCCTCATGCACGCTTACGGTGATGATACCGAGGTTGTACGTCACGTCATGACTGTCCAACAAGGAATCAGACAGGGAGCTGTGTCCGAGGAGGCCGTCCACGAACTCCTCACCGATCTCATGCACGCGTAAGTGGTCAAGGTCGCACATGCTTTATCCATTAGGATTACCATGgagattgttatttttcagaaatcggctgtaattttataatgtttacatttcatgTTGATTTTATAAAGGGATTTATCACTATCCTTGTAAAAACATATCTGTCAAATTAATTCACTGAATTGAAATATCTATGAACTGGCGCTTGAAAAAGAGTATTGGAGCATAATTATTTTCTTGAGTTGTCATTGCCATATTAGGTATACATCATATAGAAGCAATATTTGTACATCTCAAATCACATTGAAATGATACCGCTAATCTTTGCCAGAAGTTTCTTAGTtttccaatatttttcttaaatcaCTTTCCAATATTcttaaatttctttttctctttatAGCCGCCTCCAGGCCCGTGTTCTTGCCTCCAGGAACGCCATGTTGGAGCAGCAAGTCATGCACGATCAGTTCGAGGCTCGTATCCCAGTTAGCAGGAGCCCATTCCTTAACCACATCCGCCACAAGTGCAAGCACGGCAGGAACCTCGCTTAAATTGTACCTAGGCATTACAACAACAGACACTAGACACATCCAGATACCTGTGGAGTAACCGAATATTGCCATCAAAGAACATCGAAGACATGCCCAAGGACCACCGCGTAGATACAACTCTGATAATTTATTAACATTATAACAACCGATATAATTTTAGTCATATTTTAGATTTGCTTTATAACGATATAAAACAATAGCAATGAAGCTGTTTTCCTACACTGTCATGCGTACGGAAGTAGGTCTGAATAAAAAAAGGCGACCTTGATTCCGTGTGTCTTGTTTATATTGGTATATGCTCCTATTTATGACTCTAATTAAgatgttatttttataaataaaataatatgtatatttattcaaAAGCCCCATGttcttttatataattactttgcATTACAAAAAGAAACAAGTTGTCTGAAGACGGATAAAGTAAACCAATTTATATGGAATATAATGctattatttttctaaattacTACTAATATTGGATGCTTCCAAAAGACACGAGACGAATTTGCAGCACATTTGGAATACGCATCACACATTATAGCAGTCATTGCGTCGTGATATCTTTGAATACAATACACAAGTAAAGTGGACATTGCTGTGCTTAGTACTTGCTTGTCCAATGCTTAGTACTTGTCCAatcaacagccaaggtcatttaaggacggcttGCCCTCTATGCAATATATTTACTGTTACGGACACGGatttttgaacattaatttttattaacTCGATTCATACAACATAGCTGGCTGAGAAATGATTGATGACAACTGATCGGATGAAACATTTGGGTATACCTATTCTtaagaaaatatgttttaaattggAGATGTACGACAGTGACTTAGTATATGGTATCACTCAATATGAATAAAGCGCAGGTATTATCATCCCTTTTACTATAAACCTACGCGTGCTTTGCAGATAGAGAGAAATCGCTAAAATAAGTCACCAGGAAAATGCTACAACAATATACAAGTAAACCCGAATAAGGCTAAattgatacatatatttacatctaagtgtttcgtcactatatgaataaACAAACtgtcgaaaacaaacatttacctACGAAAATACTATGAACACAACGATTCTCGTgtatcgatcagctgatttcaaacatcacgccagttttttatcaataaaaagaaTGTCCCCcacaacattttaatgtataatctttaatgtTTTGCTTGGTATATATCAACTAAGATTTTCTATGATATGTCATAgtcttattttaactatatcacttgtttatcgtttgtcatttggaAAACAATggtcgaccggaaggcggaaCCTAACAAACGCGACGTTGTtgaacgactttgtcatccagcaGTTCTATTAATCTCGCTACTCATTGTATATTGGTgtcataattttatatacaatataataacctttcaatgattttcatttttaaagatatttctaatataatatatggattgagtctatttttctatttttcataGCCGCTTtggaaattagaaaaatacattcaatccctatatggACGGTACACAATTAAATCAACAGGAGTTAAAACTTAGGAGTTATAACTTATGTTAATCCGTCCCCATGGGGGAGATTTAAGGCTATATAAACGTATATGCTTGGTATGAATACACAATGGTATCATGCTGATGTTAGCGGGGTAAATATAAACACTATTATTAAACTAACAAATATGTCCCCTTGGATAATTTTAATAGgtcaatttaatattttctgttCATATTTGTTTGGTAAACGTATTGATATTGCATAATATTTTAGCTGAATTAAAATCGATATAGATTTCCATGAAGTATTTGTTAAATCTTTAAAACCCAAACAATATATTGTTCAGTTCAAATGACCGAGGATTAACATGTGTCTACGTTAATAAGTTCTTGTCGATGTTCGGTTAATTGAAAGTAAACAAcgaaatatgttataaatacaaGTATATCGTGTAATTCGTGTAACTATTGATCTAATAAGTAATCTATGACGTAGTTGGAAAAACTATTTGTTTTATACGATAATCAATATCTACGCCACACGGTATGCTATGCTTTGATTTTTACTATATTACATAATAACGAAACTAGCTGAAATCAATATTGTTATAGGGCTCAAGAATTGTTATGAACTATTATAAAATAGAccttatattgttatatttatcgGCTTCCTACATTTTAACAATAGCTTTTGTAAGTAGAATTGCGGTTGCCTCCCCTCTGTTATATTATTTCAGATTTTGAAATGTGATCAATTCAATCCCATATTTCTGTTTCATTTTGTGTATAAAGTCAACACATAATGTAGTTTTATccaatacagaatatatataacTATCTCTTGTATGTCAGTATGTCcttgttttattgaaaattggACGCATTTCActatattcaaattattagAAAGATAAACTTGCTTATGAAATGCGGTTttttctgtgttgtatttcattatcaatcatTCAACAATTGTCGATCTATAATAGCTTATTTGGTTAACACTTTTCAAAGACGTACACCGTTTTATATAGAAGCAATACAGTCTTTTTAGCAAAGAATgaagtaaaaataattaaaataaaatgagaataaacataaaaataataacaacaatTGCGATGCACTGAGTGCAATACTTTATTTCCATAGCATCACTCCAGCACAAGTTTGACATTATGTGTTGAATCATATACATCTCGTAAAAGACTCTATCGATGAAACTGTTACATAACTTTCAAACtgatatatgtaatgtataacATCAATAGGGGAAGAGCCTCTATAAAGTCATGGAATGTTgttataatatttgaaatgctttctttttaaaattatttgacaGCGTCTAGTATGATCCTCGATTCTCCGAGGTGCCTCGGtttaatcaaatacattttaaacaaaatgctCAATAGATCAATTATGTCGTCaattattgatataaagaaGCCTATGGGGACATAGTTATAGATCTTTCTTTTGAGATAACCTGGtcattaaacatatttttaaaaattcaaaaaaaattcgaccattttaaaaattatatccGATAGAAATTAactgatttattgattttattagaACATTTAGATAATTTCAATATACCTGTTAAGTTTGTGtatttttctaaaatataaaatatgggacaaaatatatataaaatgatgtaGTCATTGAATATTATGCAAACATATATCCTATAAATATTATGACCAATATATACACTTATGTAAAAATCAGCACTTTTAATGCATTATATactaaataaaattgttttctattGCAGCGTTTGTATTAATTTCTGAATGAAAATGTACACTTTAAAGACGAAGAATCAAACGTCCCAGCGTACACTATGGAAATGCATTTAGTATGAATTGAGcatgaacaaaagaaaaatgttaCATGGGCATGAGAAATAGTTTTATGTATTCACACACCTTGACAGGCGATATGATTGAATTTTTCCAGTCAGATATCTTGTATCAATCCAAATACTGTTATACCCTAACTAGAATCTAATCACTGTGAATAATGTTAGAATGTTGACA
The Argopecten irradians isolate NY chromosome 9, Ai_NY, whole genome shotgun sequence DNA segment above includes these coding regions:
- the LOC138331581 gene encoding uncharacterized protein, translated to MRIVILTVLVACAMGMEFDLKNIQGMLGGLGGLGNIGGLMGQAKHMLAGLNLEDISSMIKDVDPEELKGIIDRMPPQMMEMVEGMGITKEEISEAAKHLPEHMDEIKGMMGSVNNGDLKKIMKNELQNMGMEIPEEEDMDNVMKTLSAQAKDKLTEFGLDIEDLKDVKGAMPKILDLLKGQLMAEGIEIDPENPESIKAQLETLLRAHFELADDATPEEMRSKVMNKMRGYLEDLGIEVADEDMETPEKAMGALKKKFISTANGYGFEFKDDSSFEEIKEAVMSKMKNSGIMENPMQYLPMLLNGLKSLGGIFNMGGEEQQPMMEISPEQQMMMERQMMMQQRQMMMQRRPMPMNMNFEINIDGQNAYRPPTAFPAYLRGAEDALMHAYGDDTEVVRHVMTVQQGIRQGAVSEEAVHELLTDLMHARLQARVLASRNAMLEQQVMHDQFEARIPVSRSPFLNHIRHKCKHGRNLA